The Syntrophorhabdaceae bacterium nucleotide sequence ATCTTCGAGACTGGAAAGTATGTTTTCCTTCTCTATCAGGAGCTTCCGTTCTCTCAGAACCCTCATCATGACCAGCATGAGCTTGTCCAGCTCAAAGGGCTTTATTAAAAAATCGGATGCGCCTTTCTTCATCGCATCGACAATAAAATTCGGGTCATAGAAACCGGTTGCCATGATTACCGCGGCAGCAGGGGTATTAACCTTGATTGTGTCCAAAAGCGTGATACCGTTCACGTCAGGCAGGTTTACGTCAAGGATAACAACCTCTATATCCTCTTTACTGAGTGTCTCCAGGGCCTGGTTACCGGTATATGCCTTGTGGACGTGACAACCGTTTAATGCGAAAAAATCCCCGAGGACCTCGATAATCTCAGGACTATCATCAACCAAAAGTATTTTAGAGCCTTCAATCATTTAATAAATACTTCCCTGACTTTCGACTTTTACATATCTGCGACACCCGCTTAATCGATAAAGAGTCTGCTTCTACGAAGCATTTCAAGGTTCCTTATCTCGTTGACAAGTCTTTCTGTATTATTGAGATTCTCCTCTTCCAAACTGATGGTCTCTGTGTCGCCGGTCTGCTGTGAATACCGCTCGATCTCATTATAAAAACTTTTTAGTCTCTCGAAAAGCTGCGTATTTATCTTTTTCAGCTTGATCTTATCCCTCGCATTCTTGACAACCACCTTGAGCTCTTCCATCCTGAAGGGCTTTACAATATAGTCGTATGCCCCTATCTTTATCGCTTCTACAGCGCTATCGATAGAGGCATAACCGGTAATAATAATGAACTCGGTCATATCCGTATCTTTCCGGATGGTTTTCATTAATTCTATTCCCGTCAACTCAGGCATATTCAAGTCGGTAATAATAAGGTCATAAGGATTCCGGTTGTGCTTCTGCAAGGCATCTTTCCCATTATCAGCGCCC carries:
- a CDS encoding response regulator, which encodes MIEGSKILLVDDSPEIIEVLGDFFALNGCHVHKAYTGNQALETLSKEDIEVVILDVNLPDVNGITLLDTIKVNTPAAAVIMATGFYDPNFIVDAMKKGASDFLIKPFELDKLMLVMMRVLRERKLLIEKENILSSLED
- a CDS encoding response regulator, giving the protein MNKNNENIRILIVDDNKDLREIIEEYLKDGGDVTEGADNGKDALQKHNRNPYDLIITDLNMPELTGIELMKTIRKDTDMTEFIIITGYASIDSAVEAIKIGAYDYIVKPFRMEELKVVVKNARDKIKLKKINTQLFERLKSFYNEIERYSQQTGDTETISLEEENLNNTERLVNEIRNLEMLRRSRLFID